A single genomic interval of Pelodiscus sinensis isolate JC-2024 unplaced genomic scaffold, ASM4963464v1 ctg46, whole genome shotgun sequence harbors:
- the LOC142826093 gene encoding maestro heat-like repeat family member 5 translates to MFCATDARTVLEAMTEAADAIYLLAGEGLGSISQDMAASLRPLIDHERGSVRSAAISLLGTMLSGVKDPDKAAVQQELTSCLLPLLLHLADEEQSVILSCKVTLFRCAVFLGWANRKSLFCSLAWDGSSQLLPCVGKCLMENNERNIPRLLFQALKYLESSQPSIRHSAALFIGETIHHFVYLLAETVSADGIFRLCEGYLGRHHHKANMDPVQQ, encoded by the exons atgttctgcgccacgGACGCaaggactgtcctggaggccatGACGGAGGCGGCAGACGCcatctacctgctcgccggggaggggcttggctccatctcccaggacatggcagccagcctgcgcccgctcattgaccac gagaggggcagtgtccgctcagccgccatttccctgctgggcaccatgctgagCGGGGTGAAGGACCCAGACAAAGCGGCCGTGCAGCAGGaactcaccagctgcctgctcccgctgctgctccacctggcagacgaggagcagagcgtgatcctg agctgcaaagtgaccctcttccgctgcgccgtgttcctcggctgggccaatcggaagagtctcttctgcagcctggcctgggacggCTCCTCGCAGCTCTTGCCGtgcgtcgggaagtgcctg aTGGAGAATAACGAGAGGAACATCCCCAGGCTCCTGTTCCAGGCTTTAaagtatctggaaagctcccagccATCCATCcgacattctgcagccctgttcatcG GAGAGACCATCCACCATTTCGTCTACCTGTTGGCGGAGACAGTGAGTGCAGATGGCATCTtccgcctgtgtgaag GTTATCTGGGTAGACACCATCACAAGGCAAACATGGATCCCGTTCAGCAGTAA